The genomic stretch ATCTGAGGTTGTCTTACTCTGTGGGGTCTTTTGTTTCTGTCTTTGAGGCCTTCTAAACCGTACTTTTTGTATCTATTTTTCCATTTGTAGAAGGTGGTTGGACTTATTCCGAAGTATCTGCAGGTTAGTCTTGCATTTTGGTGTTTTTCGTAATGTTGAATCCATTTAAGTCTTTTTCTCACGTTTGGGTCTTTTGTTAGGTCGAGTTTTGTTTTTATTTTCGTTCCTCTTTTGATTGTTTTTTTGAAGGGTGTATTTGATATGTGCAGGGATGTTCCTTTGAATTTCTTTAATTGTTTCATTGGTGGACACCTCCTTTTGTTGGAGTTCAAATCTTATTTTAGGGTGTCCACCTTCTTTCTGAACTTCAATACTCCCCAAAATTGGAAATTTAATATTGATTAAGTCAATTTGTATAATCCGCTTTCACAATATAATTAAACAAGGAGGATTCCATGAGGAGGTCCCTCTTACTGGCAAGCATTTTTCTTTTCTTCAGGCACTACCCTCTGCTGGAGCTCCTCTTTCACAGGAGGAGATACTCCAGAAAATTGAGAACTTAGAAAAGAAGGTTCAGGAGCTCGAAAGGGAAAACAGAGAGCTTAAAAGGCTTTTAACGGAAAGAGGAGGGGTTGTTCCTTTAAGAAAGAAAACAGAAAAGGTGAAGGTAGGAGGAAGGGTTCTCTTTAGGTTTTCCCAGTCTGAGGACTTGAAGGAGGGACAGAAGACATTATTTGGAGACCCGGGAAACGGATTTACAGTGAGAAAAGCCAGGTTAAACGTTAAGGGAAAACTTAACGATGGATTCTCTTACGGGATTCAGATAAGGGCAGACAGGGGTAGTAAGGTTGAACTCTGGGATGCCTACGTAAAGTACCGTCTTTCTAACTTTCCCGTTTCGATAAAGGC from Balnearium lithotrophicum encodes the following:
- a CDS encoding helix-turn-helix domain-containing protein, translated to MKQLKKFKGTSLHISNTPFKKTIKRGTKIKTKLDLTKDPNVRKRLKWIQHYEKHQNARLTCRYFGISPTTFYKWKNRYKKYGLEGLKDRNKRPHRVRQPQ